CGCCGGGACGTCGTCCACGTGCCAGTAGACGATCGCGCCGGCGGGCCGGCCGATGGTGGCCGGGTCGGGGGTCATGGCCAGCGGGCTGCCGGCGTACCGGCTGTGGATGACGCCGAACTCGTGCTGGTAGTCGCCGATGCGCCACTCCATGTACGCCGGGGTGTCCATGTACGGCGGGATGCCGAACAGCTCGGTGTACCAGCGCTTGGTGGCCTCGAAGTCGGGTGAGTAGAAGGCGGTGGTGGTGAGTCCTCGAAGCATGTCCGGCTCCTGTTCGCGGGGTTGTGCCCTCATCATGACCCCCGAAAGTGCTCACCGAATGAGCACTTTTTCTGAGCAGTTTCAGCCGCGCCGGCGGCGTGCCTCCCACACGCCCGCCGCGACGCCCGCGATCAGCCCGACGAACGCGATGACGGCGATCTCGACGGTGCCCATGGCGCCCAGCGGGGCCAGCAGGCTGCCGATCACGATGAACGTGAGCAGGGCGGCGATGGCGCCCACGATGACCGGCATGTGCGGACCTCCAGACCCTGAGAGGGAACAGATTCCCGCTCAGGCCCAGAGGAACACCACGACGATCAGGGCGAGGGCCAGGGCCACGAAACCCGGCGTCCTGGGCTGCCGGGCGGCCTCCCTGCGCGAGGTGTCGATCAGCGTGAGGATCAGGGCCAGCGCGGTGAGCAGGTGCAGGCCGTACCAGAAGACGACGGGGAGGCCGCCCAGGACGGTGCCGTGCAGCAGGTCGTCCACGGAGCCGTAGCCGCCCAGGACACTGACCAGGATCAACGCCAGGCCACCCCACGCGGGCGCGTACCGGAAGTGCCCGAGCATGGCCCAGACGACCGCGCCGAGCAGCAGCAGGAGAGAGGAGGTGTGGTGCAGCTGCCGCACGAGCAGGCCGCCGTGCACGTCGAAGCTGATCTCCAGGCTGGACAGGTAGGCGGCGCTCATCGGCACGCCGTGCAGCGGCGCGTAGCTGCCGTCGTACACCACCTGCCGGTCGTCCGGCGTGTAGTGGAAGGCCAGGAAGGCTCCGGTGGCCAGGACGATCACGAAGCAGTAGATGAGCATCTCACCTACGAGCTGGCGGGCCCGCTCCATGCGCTCAGTGAAGGGTGGCCGTGAAGGTGCGGCCGTAGGCCTGGTGGGTCGTGGCCTGGATCAAGGTCCCGCCCGGGACGCGGCGCACCGTCACCCCCTCATCGGCCGAGTCGAGCCGCAGCCGCGCGCCGCGCACCACGACGGACACGCGCTCGCGTGCCATCGTGGGGTCGGACAGCGCGACCACCGTACGGCCGCCGGACTTCCTGACGATGACGGAGGCGGGTCCGTCCACGAGCAGGCGCTCCACCTGGCGCGGCGGCCCGTCACTGAACACGTTGCAGGCCACGATGCCGAGGTCACGGTGCTTGACGGCCTGCACGTGGCGGTCGTTGGCCAGGACGGTGAGCGGGCCGTCCTGGTAGGCGCGCAGGGCGGCCTCGGTGGCGTTCGGGACCAGGGCGTAGGCGAAGGCGGTGGCGGCACCGGCGACGGTGGCGGTGAACACGTTCTTGGTGACACTGGTGTCGGGGTTGGCCGTGCGCACGACCCTGCGGCTGCGGGTGACGGGCTCCAACCCCGCCGTCACGGGCTGCCTGGTGAGGAAGGCGTAGCCGACGGCGGTGCGGCGGGTGCCGTTGGCGTACCGCAGCCAGCGCGGCTGCGCGGCGGCGCCCGGCTGCCACGGCTGCCCGTCCCAGCGCTCGCCCGTGAGCGCGACCTCGTCGGTGGGCGCGGCGATGCGGCTGTCCACGGTGGTCACCACGTCGCGCCCGCCCTGCCCTGAGACGCCGGCGGCCAGCACCACGATCTCGTCGTCGAACATGAACCACGACTTGGTGGCGCGCGCGTTGCGGTAGGCGACGAAGTCGTCGGGCAGCAGGCCCGCCTGCTTGGCGGTGTAGGCGGCGTCGTCGGTCTGGACCATGCCGGCCGCGCCGTACGCGCCGAGCGTCGCGCCGCCGGAGAAGGCGTTGCCGGCGCGCGGGAAGTACACGTAGGTGTTCTGGGACTCCGAGGAGGAGGTGAAGTTGAGCGGGTGCCCCGGGTTCTCGTACCAGAAGCGGCCGTACAGCTCGGGCACCGTGCGCCGCTCCTCCACCGGCGCGGTGACCCCGGCCAGCCGGTACGGCGAGACGGCCGTGTAGTAGTCGACGCCGAACACCTCACGCTGGTCCTCGCCCGCGAGGTACAGGTAGTACGCCCCGTCACCCTGGAACCAGGGCATCAGGTTCTCGCCGTTCATGTACTCGTACTTGCTGATCCGCTCCGAGCTGCGCGCCAGCGCGAAGGCGTACCCCGGGCGGCGGTGCACGGTGCGGTCCATGGCGTTGAACGCGACGCAGCGCTGGGGTGGGTTCAGGTCGGCGGCGGGGACGGTGGCGTCGGCGCGGATGGCGGTGTAGCGGGCGATGCTCACCGGCGAGAC
The nucleotide sequence above comes from Nonomuraea gerenzanensis. Encoded proteins:
- a CDS encoding VOC family protein encodes the protein MLRGLTTTAFYSPDFEATKRWYTELFGIPPYMDTPAYMEWRIGDYQHEFGVIHSRYAGSPLAMTPDPATIGRPAGAIVYWHVDDVPAALARLVELGAKEHDSPHDRGTGFITASVIDPWGNVLGLMYNPHYLEILASLKGTS
- a CDS encoding polysaccharide lyase family 8 super-sandwich domain-containing protein, whose product is MVRHIPNGLEPAVPHMSRRQVLSLLPAAGLLAAASPGRAATVDHGRLLANTLAIFAGTPEVNARPEVAGKLAAILATARTRLTAMDRAGDGQLFAGLALGTDDANLRLAYQYLYEIALATRAPGSALVDDAAVQQRVAGGLRWLHERYFGDQSAGYYGNWHNWEIGIPTHVSRTLVLLPEGLRGDLTATYLPTMDAYLRNGKNGDVDLDSRFHTGANLADITANRILQGALTADDARVTKAVADQATVFATIDPYRLQHGVTDGYYRDGSFIQHHSVAYTGSYGRILLTRVVQTLKMLEGAVAGGAQDLPGVVYRWITDGFAPLIFEGWLMEIVKGRAASRTSSGYADIGVVIEAIADLADHVEDALPLRRYLKFLPAADTTAFVSPVSIARYTAIRADATVPAADLNPPQRCVAFNAMDRTVHRRPGYAFALARSSERISKYEYMNGENLMPWFQGDGAYYLYLAGEDQREVFGVDYYTAVSPYRLAGVTAPVEERRTVPELYGRFWYENPGHPLNFTSSSESQNTYVYFPRAGNAFSGGATLGAYGAAGMVQTDDAAYTAKQAGLLPDDFVAYRNARATKSWFMFDDEIVVLAAGVSGQGGRDVVTTVDSRIAAPTDEVALTGERWDGQPWQPGAAAQPRWLRYANGTRRTAVGYAFLTRQPVTAGLEPVTRSRRVVRTANPDTSVTKNVFTATVAGAATAFAYALVPNATEAALRAYQDGPLTVLANDRHVQAVKHRDLGIVACNVFSDGPPRQVERLLVDGPASVIVRKSGGRTVVALSDPTMARERVSVVVRGARLRLDSADEGVTVRRVPGGTLIQATTHQAYGRTFTATLH